ccataaaggaattccctcatggacggcgggttaagccgggccatatacctgggggtactatacaccccCCACCCCATctagtaaatacggccctgttttCAACCTGGAATATGAAATTAGTTTTttacccctgcccctgcccctgtcCCTGCCCCACTCTAGTCTCGCGAGATCCATATCAAGCGAGGGTAGGAAACGTTACGTAGCGTCGTTGAGCTGATTaaccctgcccctgcccctgcccagTGTGTTGCAGACATTGTTGGCCTGACGCTGCCGGCCACGCCCAATTGTTTAGTGGCGGCAATAATCAAATGTTATCCTGTAACAGATGGAACGCTCCACTCATCCGGGTTCGATGGGTTTTTTCCTCACCCCAACCcttattttgtgtcatcagacaGACCGGGCCATGGAGACCGGATCACCATCCTGATCGTATGTCTGACGTACCCTCCGCAATGAGGCTGTAGATGCGGGTGGAAGTGTTCTGGTGCCACAAACGTGTCTGTGAATAAGTATAAAAGCAGTCCCAGAAATAGTCCTGTCGTCTCCCCCTCCCGTCCCCTATCTCTTTTAAGCTGAAGATGAGTGAAGCCTGTTTTAAAATCCAGACGAGTCATGACTGTCCAAGAGGGGCTCTCTTTCTGACCTACAGCGGGACCCGCAGGCATAGACCCATaaggacgacaataacaacgtgTTTTCCAATCTCCCCAGCGCAGGTTGTGTGGTTATGTCTCTCTGTTACCGCTGTCAACGATTTGGCTCCGATCCTCCGCCCTCGTTTCGGTATTCTCTCCATCCACGCGCTGGTGCAGCTGTATGCTCAATAATAATTGTGCCAATAATTGTACTGCCAtcatttttcaagaatttcttgaatatcttgattttctatttttttggcGGGATTTAAATCTGATAAGTgatgtatttgcattattttggGCAGACCTGCCCACTACATACGGAATCAACGAACGTACGCTTAAAAGTAGGTCGCAAAATATTACAAAGCAATTcgttttgaagaaatttttttgacaTTAAGTCCATCTCTGTTTCGAATGCAGCAGTAAAATGTTCTTATTTTAGTCCGGGAATTGGCCTCGCCCTCGTCAGTTAGTTACAGAACACTAGTCTCGCGAGATTACGTCATTTGCCGGCTCTGCTGATTGACTCCACTGATTGACATACAATGCCAATCGCATGGgtacggaagcgtattagtgccaagtgaaaaaaaaaattctggcataaatgaaaaaaaaaattttttttatcacGTACGTACGAGTGAGTATCACGTAATAACGCGATAATTCGCGCTATCGCGTACGTACATGATACTAatgcgtaattacgagataactatgTGATAATTACGTGATagttttctcgtaataacgtgatagttatcgcgtaataacgtgttagttatcgcgtaataacgcgtaagttatctcgtaattacgcgttagttatcgcgtaataacgtgatagttatctcgtaattacgcgttagtaTCACGTACGTACGCAGTAGCGTGAATTATCGCGTTATTACGTGTTAGTTATCGTGTAATAACGTGTTAATCATCTCGTAATtacgtgttagttatcgcgtaattacgtgttagttatcgcgtaatagcgtgttagttatcgcgtaataacgcgttagttatctcgtaattacgcgttagttatcgcgtaataacgtggtagttatctcgtaattacgcgttagtaTCACGTACGTACGCAATAGTGCGAATTATCGCGTTATTACGTGATACTATCCAGTACGTACGTAATTTAAAAACATTCTTCATTAAtaccaaaactttttttttactTGGCACTAATACGCATCCGTACATGGGGGAGCTGATGTAACCAGCAAATCAATGTTCTTCATCCCTCCGTGATCGACCATGCCCTCGCTCTGATCATCACGGATCAACAGTTATAGATTATTAAGCATTTGCAGTAGGTAAGAAGAAATCTTTTTCGATACTGATCTCTTGTTATGTATGTAGCGTTGGCCTCCGTGTGTCGTGTCGGCGCATGCTTTCAGAGCCAGCTGTGTGTACAAAGTGCATGCATTCATCGTCGTGTGCATTCCCATTGCCACATGGCCATGGGCATAGGGCTTTTCGAAAAAATTGCCGAAACTGGCCAAGTCATATGACCTCAAGCAGAACACATCTTAATCCGTAAGAAGCAGACTTTGGACATTGCCATGATGGTACGCCCATTGTATGGGATTGGCCACAACAGTGGCAGTGCCATAGCATGATTGATAGACAGCCAGGGCAGGCCGCATAGGCCTTAGCCATACATAATGTCTTTTTTACGTGGCCTGCGGTTAACTGCAGTAGTGGTGATCGCAAAAGCTGCTGGAGTGGAAGTAGAAGCTATATACCGGTATATGCTGCATGGCAGTGCATGCACTGCATTCTATTTTATCTTCCGACTGACAGACATCATTGGATTCCACCTCCGAAGACACTGGTGTGATGTGTGCTCCAGGATTGGGGTGGTTGCTGAACATCTTTCTTTGGGAAAACATTGGCCTGGCACCGTTTATGCTCCTTGGTAGAAAGCGGCAAGTCGGTATAATTGTGATTGTCTTACCGATGGAATGTAAATGAAGAAACAGTGGTGGTCTCAATCCAAAAGTTGCACTATGTAACATCCTTATTATGAGCCTCTGCTCTTGCCACTAAGCTACTGATCTATGTACTAATATATCAGCTATAATCAAATAAAATTGTTCTCTCGTATGTTTTTGTTTGTCTGGAATTAATTCCAAAGGATAAGAATGGCTTTTTCCTTCAGGAAATGGTCAGGCCAAGGAAAATAAGATACTTTATCTTTACCCCAGAAGACGGAAAGTATAACCAAGTTGAGGTACCATTTCCTGCACCCCATATGGTAATTCCTGGTATTGACAACAGTGCTGACAATGTGCAGCCCTGTCCTACAACATCATATGAACCAGAAGGGAATCTTCTTGACATTGAACATACAGGTAATTTGCTTGACAAGAGGGGGCATTTGTTCTTTCTATTCTTAAACTAGGCTGTTTTTTCCATTCACTGGaattcaaaaagaaaaaaaaattctccgACTACTCCACCCATGATAATCATATTCTACTAAAAAATTGATTGCCGACACTCTAATATATGATTTTTGACCAGGTTTCAATTCTTTGTTGGATATTCCACTCCAGTATACAAACATTGAGTCCTCTCGAGATACCTATCATTCGCATGTTTCACTAAACAAATATCCATGTATTTTGAATCTGTATCCtggcaattttcaaatgaaacttaaCGACCCATCCAtgaataattttttctgatTGAAACTCTCCTTGATGATATACTTAATTGCCTATCATATCATCTCATCCCTCTCCCTGATTTTGTTTTAGCTCTAGCTTCactgatttcaaaataaatgttgttctactgtagttgatgAGTGTTCTGAAACACAGTATTTTTCACGCATTTATCATTACTTTAATTAAGGCGCTCTTTATTCTGGTACTTCGTCATTTGTATTTCGCGCGCTTGCATCTCTGGTACATCACTAGATTCAGAGGGTCCTCGCGgatttgtcttcttctttcGTTGGAGGGTTTTGACCTTTCTATGTGTGAGAAACTGGATGAGAGCAGCTCCAGGTATAAGATAAAATGTATAAGAATCCCCCTTGCCCTATCATGTTGGTCAATATTGAGTAAAGGGCTCATGAAACACACTTGAAAGTGATGGCTATCGATATCATTTAGATTTGTCTCGGTCAGGTTGCACGCTGATGCGTGTATTGATACATTAGGCCTATTCTTGGATACTGGTTCCAGGGCGAAGTCTCTTTTGTAATATTCGGGTAATATTTGTGAGTTCCCGTTATATTTTAATGCATGCTGGTAGCTGGTAAACTGTTTGTACTGATCTTGGTTGGGCACTATGGACTTTTCATGATTGAAAGTCATAATGTGCCATGTGAGACTTCTCTGGTGACCTCGTAGATTGTCCATCTttgtgaaggtggcagcacctgtcgGACCATGTGTTATGGGAATTGCTTATTCAATGACAAAGTGAACTTATTTTtgtattatattttattttgcagaaaCAAAGTTTTGGAACTAACATCCAGTCGTTCTCGTTAGTAATTCCTTCGATTCGTCACAATGAGGGCACTGCACAGCCAAAGAAAAGAAGCAGATACGGTCAAGAAAAAGTTTCTCAGCTTGAGAACTGGAATGCTATTCATGATGGAATGTTCACCAGTTTCCAAGAGTCGCTTGTTCCTGGTATGAACTGTGGAGCGTGCAGTGTTCGATTGTTATCCGTGTATCGATGTGATGACTGTTATGTTGGCTTCTTTCTTTGCGGCAGCTGTGTTGAAGAAGTGCATAAACACACATTGTTTCACCAACCATACAAATGGCAGGTCAGTGTCTAATACTGTGTTTTGTGACATAATGCAACTTTTTTGCTGCATGTCAGATAACTACGTATTTGTATCGTACATTTCAGTTTCAGTGATTGTGTTTCGGGACACCAAAACAATTCAATCAATtctttcagaaatgtattgttgtTATGCCAAATCTCAATGCTTCAGTTTTGCTGAAACAGCTATATGGCTGTTACAGTATTATTTTCAAGTTGAGGGCAAAACTGGTCGATCAATAATGCATGTAGGatgtaaatacaatgtatttagaAGAGAatagtttttgcagtgaaagaaAAACCCCAACTGGTGATCAAATATTCTTTAGTTGGATTTCATGATGGCCTTACAAAGGAGACGAtaaaaaaccaaaaaagtttTCAGGTAAAAAGGGAGGCCATTAAGGCATTTGCCCCCCTTGCTTGGTGAATTTCCATCCCCAGGACAGCAAGTTGTGGAGCGTATAGTGAAAGCCCTGGACGATGATTAGTCCATTCATGTATAAATCAATTTGGGTATGCACAGATTTGCTTGGTTGATATATCACCCTCTAATCTGAATCATTTTCTATGCAGGCTCGAACTTGGAATTCATTTGTACCCAGGGGTAGTTGTGAAAAAGTTGTCCGGAGACATACCCATTCCTGCTCTACAGCATTTATACGGCCCCTGGTCATTGTTGATGATAAAGGTTTGCATTGAAAATTTCTCTCTTAGATACAATCTTAAATACTTGTTGTACCTTAGCTCTTTTATTCCCATTTTTGAAGAAACCAACttctttcattgttttcattaatGCATAATGCTGTTTGTACTGTAGCAACAAGCCTGTGAAGAGAACCAAAAAAGCCTAATGACTGCTTTTAGTTTGTAACTTATTCTTCCATTCATCTCGACTTATCTCATTTTGTTTCAGGACGATATCATCGATTGAATTTCCGGTTTTGCCTCTGTGAACCAGTCTGTTACCCTGATACGTCATCACCTGTGGCCTTCGCCTCCAAAGAAACCATGCATGTGTTTTCATTTCCACTTCATGGATTTGCGGCGGGTAATATATCTTCAAGGAACAATTCCTGTCATGGACCTCTGTGAAGCGTTCAAGCACTTATACAGTCCttatgttcattttgaagaccCGGTAAGTGGGTTGTATGTCTTTGTCATgaatttaaaatgaaatggccagggccattgtgctcacctcatttggaggaaagatggataaagagcatggtcttgtgtcatgtagtgttaggtttgatgtaggtccaagcaattacaatttccccaaaatggccaatacagtacattcgacctctgtgaccttgaaaagtaggtcaaatcaaagaagacccgggtgacacattgaatggttgttagaattagatgtacctatgatataaaattggtgccaatcgggcaagtcattactaggaataatggcattttgaagaatttaggatttggccccctccctggaggccaaacggcaaatcagatcgcaccaaacttcgatacctgagatcacctgaccaaggggtacatgtgtacttaatttgtgatcaatagtcattgcagtgaagaaacgtgccatagttacggcctgacggcgaatttacgccatatgacctctgtgaccttgacaagaaggtcaaattaaaaacctgtgtgacatatactgtatggtggttagatgtacccatgatatcaaattggtggcaatcgggcaagaagttaaggaataatcacatttttaaggcttttggattttgccccctggtggtcaagtggtgaatcatattggaccaaacttcggtccctgagatcagctgactaaggggtaaatgtgtaccaaatttggtatcaatagtcattgcagtttagaaacgtgccatcgtcacatcctaacggccaatttacaccatttgacctctgtgaccttgaaaaggaggtcaaatcaaaaacccggaggatatatgatgcacctttgctagaagtacctaccatatttttttcaaaatttcccgactactattaagggagatattgcatattttcacttttaacgtttggccccctggtggccaaaccatgaaacgaatcggaccgaaacttggtctcccaagtgtcattacataagggtacatgtgtaccaagtttcaactcaatagctctaacagttacgaaacgtgccctgctaacggacgacggacgacgacgacgacgacgacgacgacggacgacggacgccacggtatgggataagctcacctctgctaagaggtgagctaaaaagaaagaTTGGTTACACTGAGACTCTAAGACTAAGGCCAGGGAATTAATAAAAACTAAGTGGACCCCAATTGACAGAAACCAATGTATCGCATTGATATTGTTTACttcgaatacatgtattgtatagtaTCTCAATGTCTCACTGACTCAGAAACGTTGTTGTGCGACCACCCCTAGTTGTTATCTACAGTGTTTATTGTTTGTCCCTCCAATAAGATTTAATAAAATTGAAATCGCTGCTGTGAAATTTACTATTTTTGCCTGATTGAATTTTGGAGGCTTGGAGCCAAAAGTAATCTTTTAATTTTAATAAAACGAATCTTTTGTATCCCCCTTTATGGCTTTAAACCAGACTTGGGCGGATGCATATCCAGTGCTGATCTTTATTCAAATTTCTCTAAATTCACAGGCAATCCAGAATATCTACAGAGTCCTGATAAATGAAAGCTTCGAGGAATACAGGGCTTTCATATACCAGTGTGACTATCTCCGTGATGTCTGCCCTGATTTTGGTGATGGAACAGTATGTCCTGCTTGTCCAATGGTAAGACTATCTGATAATCATTATTATTTGATGTCCATTGTGTATATGCACTGTTACTGCTACTGTGGAGTTGAGGTTGACTCTTCAGCCAACAACGTGGTAATGATTCCAATGGTGGTCCTTTAAAGACTCCATAATGGGGGCATGTTTATTGGTCAAAGATTGAATATGTTCTGGTGGCCCACCTGAACAAAATTGGCTGCAGACAAAAGATATTCAACAGAAATGACAAGAACTTGACTTGTCCTGGAGTGTCACTATGGGCCTTTGCTGACCTTTGCTGATGGGAATTTAGGGTAACAACTTGTTTCTAAGTGTAGGATTGTGATTGCAAGAAGTgtttataaaaaatattgtgtCTGTTTGACTAAATCATTTTAGTGTCCAATTTTGATAaagtatgtttttgttttttttttactgcaGGAAGATGATTATCCAGTGATAATTTCAATGGATGGTAACTTTGGGCTTGTGCGGAAAAAGTCGTCTGGTGTCAGTTTTTCCGAGCCGAAGCATGCGGGTCACTTCTTTTCTAATCAGAGTGAGGTTGATGAGTTTGTTCAAAAACATAACGGAAGCATGAAGAATGCTGGCGACGTAAGATCGTGTTAATCAACCTATTAATTGTCAGCATCATTTTGAATGCCTTAGAAACTTATTCTTAATGTATTTGTTCGCACAATGtgctttcaaataaattactgGCACTTAATGTTCtgattttatccattttcatGATTCCACTTGTTAAATAGATTATGAAGTTTGCAGTTTTTTTATGTGccacatttattttcattgtgGTTTAAAATTAGCATTTATTGAATGATAACCATTGTTTTCCATTGTACtgttattgcatttttaatCTTCAGGCTTGcagcaatttcaagggtggaaatACTTTGAGGACAAATAGTCGATACGAAAAATTGGATGAGACAGCAGTTTTTGGTTCGGCATGTCGTCATGAAGTGCCCGTCATTATGTTTAGCCTAAAACATGGAGAGAGGTAACGGTTTGATTTGCTGTTTTCCTCAGTCAATATGACTAAGATGTGTTGTATCAAagtgatatttcaaaaatattgtcatACATGTGACTGTTCGGAAATGTTTTGCATTGTGATTTTCAAGTACGGTTTAGCTGAAAGAGTGTTCGATGTGCAACTATTTTCCCTTTATCCAATTGGCGCATAATCGTAGTGTCACGTATAAAtgatcatcctgccttggaggaggaatactccctggagaaaatcacctccaagtgcagagcaaacactgaagaagaagatatttTGACACCAATCCCTATTGACTGTTCAacctttaacctttaataaccCAATCACTAAAACTGAAAAGTTGCTGCCTGCTGCACACGCTGTGGGTTTGTTTTGTTGCAGATAGTTGCTGTAAGAATTTCAGTAAATATTCAGTTGCAGATCATGCCCCTGGCATTGGCCTtcttatcatattcataatGATCTAACTAGTTTGGCTGGCATCTATTTCAGTAATCAGTTGCTGCCTTTTTCTGTATGGTGTTTTGATAAAGCTTTATGAAGATACATCTGGTCGCAGATCAAAAACCCATTCTTCGATACAATATTTAGATAAGAATTAgcttcttgatttttggctcaccgtaggggagtctatacaataccgcagtgtccgtcgtccgtcgtcatcgtcgtcgtcgtccgtcgtatcctagttc
Above is a genomic segment from Lineus longissimus chromosome 14, tnLinLong1.2, whole genome shotgun sequence containing:
- the LOC135498820 gene encoding uncharacterized protein LOC135498820, encoding MCFHFHFMDLRRVIYLQGTIPVMDLCEAFKHLYSPYVHFEDPAIQNIYRVLINESFEEYRAFIYQCDYLRDVCPDFGDGTVCPACPMEDDYPVIISMDGNFGLVRKKSSGVSFSEPKHAGHFFSNQSEVDEFVQKHNGSMKNAGDACSNFKGGNTLRTNSRYEKLDETAVFGSACRHEVPVIMFSLKHGESVQVLVVF